The genomic interval ACCTTACACAAGAGCGCGAGCGTGGCATCACTATTTGCAGCTCAGCCGTTACATTTGCCTGGAATGGTAAGCGGTGCGTGTCCTGATAGTAAATGTTGTAACTATGCTCCTTACACGGTTTTTACTTAGTATTAATCTGCTAGACACGCCCGGACATATTGATTTCACGATGGAGGTGGAGCAGTCTCTATATGCTGTGGACGGCGTCATTGTTGTTTTGGACGGCACGGCTGGCGTGGAAGCGCAAACAGTTACCGTGTGGACACAGGCAGACAATCACAGGCTGCCGCGGCTTGTTTTCGTTAATAAAATGGACCGGTCAGATGCtatttttgacaaatgtaTTGACGACTTAAAGGCAAAGCTAGATGCTAAACCTATTTGCACGCAACTCCCGGCGAAAAACGTTGACGGACAGTTAGGTGAGCTCAATGGAAATACTAAAGAGAGCAACTTAATTGGttcaaatgcaatttcttACAGGCATATATGATGTAATTACATTGGAGCAGTTGACTTGGCAACAGAACGATTTTGGAAGAACTTATAGTATTAATAAACTAGAATCTTCTTCTGAAATTCGCGAATTGCGTGAAAAACGCAATGAACTAATAGATCAGTTATCCGGAGTTGACGACGAGTTAGCTGAGGTTGTCATTAGCACTGAGAGTTTTGACAAAGTCAGTAATGAGTTAATTGTTCAAGCCCTGCGGCGCGCCACATGCCAGCAGAAGGTTGTGCCCGTGCTGCTGGGCTCTGCTTATAAAAATATAGGCATACAACGTGTAATGGATGCCGTAAATGCTTATTTGCCAACACCAAACGAACGCAATCAGATATATAACTGTTTTGGGTAAGCAGCCAATTGTAAGTTTTCAACCACCACAGTGTTACATGATTGCAGAAATGATCTTGCGGGTAAGGTTTTTAAAATTGTGCACGACAAGCAGCGTGGGCCTCTTACTCTGGTGCGCATGCTGCGCGGCGAGTTGAAGCGTGGAATGCGTGTGCTCTCTTCTCGTGGACAAGCGGAGGTTATATCGAAAATATATGAGCCACTGGCTGACGAATACCGAGAGGTGAGCTCCGTGCGAGCAGGTGATGTGGCCATATGTGCGGGCCTTAAGGTAAGTCTTTTATGTATAATTGACTTATGATAGACAGCGTCTTCTACAGTCAACAGTTACTGGCGATCTGCTTACAACCAGTCATACATCCCTGAAGAATGCGCAGAAACGTTTGATTCAGAGTCTTGACGCAACATCTCCACAGTATGATGAGGACGAGGTGGATGTTAACCAAGAGCTGTTTTCAATTGAGCCTAAAATTCCTGATGCTGTCTACTTTTGCTCCATCGAGCCGCCCAGCCTATCAACGCAAACAGCCATGGAACAAGCGCTCAAACAACTACAGCGTGAAGATCCCAGTTTGCGGGTAAACTACGATACTGTCACTGGGCAGACTGTACTTGGCGGCATGGGTGAATTACACATGGAAATCATAAAGTCGCGTCTGCTAAGTGAGTACAAAATTGATGTTGATCTGGGTCCGCTACAAATTGCCTACAAGGAGGCTATCGAAACGCCGGCCATAACAACCTTAAGTGTGGAAAAAGATATTGCGGGCAGTAAGCAAAATGTGAATATAACCCTACAACTGACCAATAATCAGACCGAGCTCTTCAGGTATGTCCTCACTGGGGGTTTGGGAATTCACTAAATTAATTTCCTCTAAAGCTTAGATAAATCGCCAGAGAACGTTCAAAATCTCAATGCACTGCGTCCTCGGGTCCTTCAAGTGCTGCGCAAAGGAGCAATCGGTGCTTTGGAGCGTGGACCACGTGTTGGCGGTCAAGTTGTAGATACTCAAATACGTCTGCACAATGTCACTGTGGGACGGGGCACTGCCGATTCATTTGTCATGGCAGCGGCGGCACAGTGCGTGCAAAAGGTATGTccttattcaattttattttaattacgttacatttgatttgtttgctgTAGCTGCTGAGTAAAAGCGGCACACGGCTTCTGGAGCCCATCATGGCCATGCAAATTGTGGCGCCCAATGAACGTGTATCTGGGATTATAGCGGATCTCTCTAGGCGTCGGGCGCTTATAAAAGACGTAATGCCCAAGGGAGATAGGAATAAGGTAAGTTTGTACGATTAATGTGTTCTAATCAGTAGCTTATCATCTTTTAGCTCATTTTGGTGAATGCCCCCTTGGCGGAGCTCTCCGGATATTCCAGTGCGCTGCGAACCATTAGCTCCGGCACGGCCAGCATGACAATGCAACCCTGTGGTTTTTCGGAAATGAACGCCGCGGATGAGACGTTAGCCGTACGCCGAGCTCAGGGATTAGACTAACATAGGCCTGCCTAATTTATTGTCTACTTTTATTGAACGTAGATCACAGTAAGCTGGGTTTGGAAGCTTACAAGTTCCTAGTACATTACTATATAGTATAGTACaaagaaaaatgtgaaaattatCGCAcgttgaaaattataaaatttggTGATAAAATTGATGTCGTTCTTATTTTCGGTGA from Drosophila virilis strain 15010-1051.87 chromosome 2, Dvir_AGI_RSII-ME, whole genome shotgun sequence carries:
- the mRRF2 gene encoding ribosome-releasing factor 2, mitochondrial — encoded protein: MQYSLLSAQLRCSRFLLRQQAPFINRCYSDDIRNIGILAHIDAGKTTTTERMLYYAGKTRSLGEVHRGNTVTDYLTQERERGITICSSAVTFAWNGKRINLLDTPGHIDFTMEVEQSLYAVDGVIVVLDGTAGVEAQTVTVWTQADNHRLPRLVFVNKMDRSDAIFDKCIDDLKAKLDAKPICTQLPAKNVDGQLGIYDVITLEQLTWQQNDFGRTYSINKLESSSEIRELREKRNELIDQLSGVDDELAEVVISTESFDKVSNELIVQALRRATCQQKVVPVLLGSAYKNIGIQRVMDAVNAYLPTPNERNQIYNCFGNDLAGKVFKIVHDKQRGPLTLVRMLRGELKRGMRVLSSRGQAEVISKIYEPLADEYREVSSVRAGDVAICAGLKSTVTGDLLTTSHTSLKNAQKRLIQSLDATSPQYDEDEVDVNQELFSIEPKIPDAVYFCSIEPPSLSTQTAMEQALKQLQREDPSLRVNYDTVTGQTVLGGMGELHMEIIKSRLLSEYKIDVDLGPLQIAYKEAIETPAITTLSVEKDIAGSKQNVNITLQLTNNQTELFSLDKSPENVQNLNALRPRVLQVLRKGAIGALERGPRVGGQVVDTQIRLHNVTVGRGTADSFVMAAAAQCVQKLLSKSGTRLLEPIMAMQIVAPNERVSGIIADLSRRRALIKDVMPKGDRNKLILVNAPLAELSGYSSALRTISSGTASMTMQPCGFSEMNAADETLAVRRAQGLD